From the genome of Armatimonadota bacterium:
GATCGCGCTGCGCCCCTTGCGCTCGATACTCACAACGCGAATACCCTCGCTGACACCCATCAGATTGAATACGCGAACCTGCAACTCTCGTGCCGATCCGCTCTCAGGGTCCTGCAGCACCACCGCGCTCAGCCGATCTCCGTCGTTGCTCAGCACCGCTACGTGATACAGTTGCAGCGCGCTCTCTGGCCCGCTGAACTGAGCGCTCGCGAACACCGAAATCGTGAGAATCGCCATGACGCCTGCCGCGACGATCGACGATGTCTGTCTGGGGAAACTAGTCAACGAGCGCGATTTTACCAGCCGTGTGAACTCCGATCCTCTTGTCTCGTCCCCTCTCACAGGCCATAATGTATGGGTAGGTGCACGGTATGAGCGAATTCTCACGTAGAGAGCTGTTTCAGCGTGGCGGCATGATCGCTGTCGGCATGATGGCGCCACCTTGGTTGGCTGCGGTTGCAAGAACTGACCTGGTCAAGAGGTCCCTAGGCGGCAAGGCGCCTTCTGAAAACGTACTCGTCGTGTGCCAGTTTTCCGGCGGCAACGACGGGCTGAACACGATCGTGCCGTACGCCGACGCCGAGTACGCCAAGATTCGCCCGACGATCGGAGTCAAGGACGACGAGGTTATCAAGCTGACCGAGTCGATCGGACTGCACCCCGAGATGGGCGGAATCGCCGAACTGTACCAGGAGGGCAAGGTCGCGATCATCCAGGGCGTCGGGTATCCGCAGCCGAATCGATCCCACTTCCGGTCGATGGACATTTGGCACTCGGCCAGTCCGACAGGCAAGATGAAGTACGGCTGGATCGGTCGGCATTTCGATAACGAGCTCTTGGCAGGTCCCGTCAACGCGATTTCCGGGATTGGCCTTTCGGTCGAAAAGCCGAGAGCGCTGAACGCCAAGAACGCGAGCATCCCGTGCTTTGCCAGCCTCGCCGATATCCAGGCGATGGTCGGCAATCAAGACGTTGAGAGGATGCTGAGAGAGATCCAGGGGAAGGAGGCCGAGGCTGGCAGCGCGACGCGAGCCATACAGATGGCGAACAACACGGCGCTGGACGCGATGGCCGAACTGCAGAGCAGACTCTCAACTTTCACTCCTCAACAGACGTACGCCAACGACCGGTTCGGCAATTCGTTCAAGCAAGTCGCCCAGATCGTTGCCAGCTGTCCGCTGACGCGAGTCGTGTACATCAGCGCCGGCGGATTCGACACGCACAGCAATCAGATCGTGAACCACGGTCGGTTGATGAAGCAGTTCTGCGACGCCATTCTCGCGTTCCAGCGGGAGATGGAGGCCGTCGGACGGGCGGACAAAGTGATAACGCTGGTGTTCAGCGAGTTCGGCCGTCGATCGTACGAGAACGGAAGCCAAGGCACCGATCACGGCGCGGCCGGACCGATGATGCTGATCGGCAGCAAAGTCAAGGGCGGTCTGCACGGCCCGCACCCGAGCCTCACCGATCTGGATCGCGGCGACTTGAAGTGGAGCACTGACTTCAGACAGGTGTACGCGACGACGCTTGACAACTGGATGGGCAGTGACTCTGGGACGGTTCTAGGCGAGGACTTCACGAAGCTGGACGTGCTCGAAGCTTAGGTCGAAGACGTTCTCGAACGCCTTGGCGATCAGCGGCATCGCTTCGTCGATCGTCACCTTGCGACCGCACGCCTCGCTCAGGCTAGTCACGCCGTGCGTCGAGATTCCGCACGGAACGATGACGTCGAAGCTGCTCAGGTCGTTGTCGCAGTTCAAAGCGATTCCGTGGAGGCTGACCCAGCGCCGGACCTTGATCCCGATTGCCGCTATCTTCTTTTGGTCAACCCACACACCCGTGTTGACAGAACTCCTCTCGCCCTTTACACCCAGATAGTCGATAGCCCGGATCACCGCCTCCTCCAAGCCGCGCATCCACTTGTGCAAGTCTTTGCCGTGCTTGCGCAGGTTGAAAATCGGATAGACGACCAGTTGGTTGGGGCCGTGGTACGTGACGTCTCCGCCCCGATCCGTCTTGACGACTTCTATTCCGAGACTCGCGTACTCGTCTGCGGAAAGCAGGAGATTCGACTCTTTGTGACTCGCTCCCAGCGTCAACACCGGATCATGCTCGACGAACAGCAGCGTGTCATCGCCGCCTTGCTCCACGTCTTGGGCGATCCGCTTCTGGAAATCCCACGCGGCGACGTAACCCATGTGCCCGAGGTCGATGCAGCGAGCGTTCATGATGCCAACGTCGGGTTGAGCACGAAGTACACCTTGTGACCGTCGATCTGCTCGCGCATCTCGGCGACACGCTCCTCTTTGACGTGCTCAAGAACCGGAAAGGTGATCGCAATGCCGCCGACCGGGGCATCCCGCTCAACGTGAGCTGCAATATCGATGATCTCGTTGAAGGGAACGTCCGATAGCTGCGCCGAGGTTTTTCCGGTATGAATGCCGACCCGAACCCGAAACGGATCGTCGAGACGATTCACTCCTCCGTTGAACCGCGCAATCTCCGACTGGATCTCCTTTCCTGCGAACAGGGCGTCGACGCACCTCGAAAACGTCAGCACGGCCCCGTCGCCCGCCGTCGACAGGACGACTCCGCCCTGGCTCGCCGCGATCCTGGCGACAAGGTCCTGAAAAGCGCGAAAGCTGTACTCGACGTGCAGCGGATCGGCCGAGGCCTTCATCTTCGTGCTGTTCGCGACGTCTACGGACATGACGCACGTCGCCTCGATCCTCGGATTGAGCCTCCATTGAATCTGCACGATCTCCGCCAGCACGATCGCTGGATCTCGCTCCCTGAGTCGCCGATGCCGCTTGGTTTGCTCATCGACGTGCGATGCCATTCCAGACACCACGGCGAGCACCAAGACCCCGGACATGCGCAAGTAGGCGCTGCCCTCGAGGAAGGTAAGCCGAAGCCAATCCGACCCATATTGGCCGTACGGCACCGCTAAGACCATGGTCGAGGCGAGAAACATGAGCCCGAGAGACAGCAGCGCGCGCCTGACACCTCCCGAACCGTAACCGACCCCCAGGTACGTTGTGCCGGCGATTCCGAGCATCACGACCCGGGCCATCGGTGGTACGGAACCTGTAGTCGACAGCGAGCCGAGGAATCCAAGCTCGATCGCACCCAGAAGCAGTCCGATTGCTACCGCCACGATCGGGTAGAGCCGCGACTTGCGCAGGGTGTCGAGCAGATTCAGGTCGCGCTTGAGCGGCTGGCCGTCCGCCTTGAAACCCTTCAGCCGCGCCTGGAGATAGAACAGCCGATCGAGAAGATCCTGACGAGAAAGCTTCTGCTCGTGCCTCTCTTCATGCTTGAGCCGCGCGTATCCGCCAAGCAGCGCTACAGGCCCCATGACGCCAAGATAGACCGCGCCGAGGACGAGCGCCGCAACGATCGGGGGGAACGTACTGTCGGCAGAGAACGAGCCCTGGAAGGTAAGCACCCCAGCAAGACCGAGTGCCACCACCCCCGCCCCGAAGATCGGGTACCGCATCCGGCCGTGCCGGGCGTAACCCACAGCCTGAAATGCCAGCATGACCACTAACGCCGTGGCCTGGGCTCTGAAGACGCCAGCCAGAGGATTGGGCTCGTTCGCCGCTTGCATCGGAGTCGTGAACCACTGCCTCATGAAATCGAAGAGCTGCACCACAGCAAACCCACCGACGAAGGTAGCGATGATGAATGCGTACGGCCTCCCTGTTAGACGCGTCGTCACGTCGCAGACGTAGCTCCAAAGGTTCTCGATTAGCTGCCGGATCGACCGCCAGAGAGCCTCGCGCGTCTCGGAGCGATAGCTCCTGCGCTGCAGAGCGTCGAGCACCTCCTCGACGAACGACTTGGACAGCCCGAAGTCCGCCGCCAGCTGCTCCGCGTCATGTACTACGACGTACGGATCGGCTTTCAAATGGGCGGCGAGATCGTCGAGCGACGACGAAGCCTTTTCCTCGGGAGCCGTCGTAATTTCGGGCAAGACAACCTCTCAGTACAGTACTACCCCAGCGAGCGCAAGAGTTTCCAGTCCTCCTGCCGACCTAGGCGTCACCCGACTCGTGCTCTTCCGGTGCTTTCTTGGCAACAGCCTTCTTCGCCGGAGCGGCCTTCTTCGTAGTCGCCTTCTTGGCTGCCGTAGCCGTCGACTTAGACTTTGCGGGACTCTTCTTGGCCGCTGGTTTCTTGGCAGCGGTTTTCGCGGGTGCCTTCTTCGTAGCGGCCTTCTTAGCCGGTGCCTTCTTCGCCGCCGGCTTCTTCTCTGCCGGCGAACCAGCGGCCTTGCTCGTTGCGCGGGACTTGCGAGCTGAACCCTTGTTCGCCTTCAGCTCCTTGATAACTGCCCGGACGTGCTTTGCCTTGCGGTGTCGCCTCTGCCGAAGCTCCTTGTTGCGAACTCTCATACTGTGATGCCGAGGTTACCCTCTCAACCGGTCCGGCCTATGCAAAGCCGCAGCACAGTCGTACCCGTTGACCAGTTCCGAGGGCGCTACTCCTCCTGCTGCGACGGTTCAGCGACAACGGCTTGCCTGCGACTGCCGAACCAGAAGAATGCGGCCAGGCCGCCCACGATCATCACCCCTGCCGCCACCTGGGCTCTCGTCATCACGTCGCTCCACGCGTACGCGGAAGTGGCCAGACCCCGCGCTACCTCGTCGTCTGTACCCGCACGCCAAAACTCGTAAATGTACCGGCTGACTCCGTAAGCGACGACCGCGGCGACGAACGATTGGCCGGGGACGAGCTTTCGGCGCTCCAACATGGACAGAACTCCCGCTCCGACCAGAAGCATCGCAGAGTCGAAAATCTGGGCGGGCGTGAACTGATAAACGTACGATCCCTGAAACACGCCGTACCAGGCGTCGGTCGGACGCCCGTAGCAACAGCCGTTCATCAGACACGCCACACGGCCAATCGCCCCTAGAATCAGCAGCGGCAGGCCGATGATATCGAACATCGACGACAGCGGAATCTTGGCCCGCCAAGACCACACCCAGATTCCGATCAGCGCGAACCCGATGCCCCCAAAACTTGTCAATCCCGCGAACTGAAATGTCCACAGTTCGTCAGGATGGCCGGAGAAGTCTTCCCAGTGCTGGGCGACGTAAACGATCCGGGCGCCGAGGATTCCTGGGATCAACGCCCATATCAGGACGTCGTACAGGCTCTCCGGTTTGACGCCGTGCCTCGGTGCGCGCCGACCGGCGAGCCAGACTGAGAACATGAGGCCCACCGCAATGATGAGCCCGAACGTCCCAACCTTGAATCCGAAAACTGTGAAAAGATCAGGGTGCATTCATCCGAAAGGATAGCAGACCACCAGTGACTACGATTGGGCTTGCCGACCGACTCAACCCGTCTATAACGTCGCAAATCGCCGCATCATCTCGAGGTACCGAACGGTAGCGCCCAGGGCTCTTTCTTCCTCGTCGGCGGCATGATACAAAATGATGATCTGGCTCCAAGCTTCGCGAACGTGGTGTTCTCGACTGATCAAGAATCGGCGACCAGCATCCTCGCTCGGATCGACGACCGTCATGAGGTGTTGATCGATCGCGTCCTCGAGCAGTGCGGCAAGCTGTAACTCCATCCCTTGTCGCCGCGCGGAAGGAAGAAACTCGTACAGCGTCGCCATCAAGATCGGTCCTTTGCCGCCGGCGGAGGCGTCGAACGTTGACCTCACCAGTCGAATGCCCTCTTCGACGTCGCCTAGCTCCGCAGTCGCTTCGGCCAGTCGCAGCGAGTCGTTCACCCGGCGATCCTCAGATTCAGCGTGTTCAACCGCGACCGAGTACAGATCGTACGTTGCCTGCCAATCAGGTATTTGGCGGAAAAGGTCTCCGTACATCCACGCCTCGTCTGGCGCCACGGCCTTGACATCAACGTCCGCAAGGAGGTCCACGACGTAGTCGCGCAGTATCTCGCTTCCCTCTTCCGGGCTGAGCTGACGTCGTAGAATTCGATCGTCAACTGTGCTGCGAGCGCGGCCGAGTCGCTTCTGTAGAGCCTCTGGACCTACCGCGCTGGCCTCAACGTCTTCCTGATTCGGCAACTGGCCAAATTGACATCCGGCGAAAGCCATCGAAGCAACAAGGAGCAAGCCCGCCCGCCCGGCCTGCGCCTTTATTCCTCGGCGGTGGTCATCCATGTTAAGCCACCGCCGGGTTGCCTGGCGAATGCTACGCGTCATGCTCGTGCGACCCCATTGGAGAATCGTGCTGAATCGAAAAGCGAGTCGCGATAAATTTCACCGCCACAGTAAGTTAGAACTGGTTTTCCCCTCATTTGCATTCCATGGAACGGCGTATTCTTGCCTTTCGAGAACGTTTTTTGCACGTCGAATGTCCACTCAACGTTCGGATCTATGACCGTCAGCTGAGCAATCGGAGTTTCGCCTGGTTTCAGCGTGCCCGCCTCGAGCCGCAGAATCTCTGCGGGCTTCGTGCTCAACTTCCTCACCGTCTCGAGAGGCGAAAGCACTCCCTTGTGCGTCGCATGAGTCAACGTCACCCCGACCGCGGACTCTAGCCCGACCATCCCGAACGGCGCCTCCTCGAACGGCACGTCAACCTCGTACGGCGCGTACGGCGAATGGTCGCTGGCGATGCAGTCGATCGTGCCGTCGTGCAACGCTTGAAGCAGGATGTCCACGTCAACGTCGGTCCGCAGAGGCGGGGTCGTCTTGAAGTTCGGGTCGAACTCTCCGACGGCGTCCTCGGTGAGGCAGAAGTGGTGCGGGCAGATCTCGCAGGTAACCGGCGCGCCGAGGTACTTGGCCTGGCGGACCATCTCGACGGCGCCCCACGTGCTGACGCGAAGGATGTGGATAGGGCAGCCGGTGTTCAAAGAGAGCAGGCAGTTGCGCATCACCATGATCTCCTCCGCGCTCCTCGGCATGCCCTTCAACCCGAGCATCGCGCTGACAGCGCCCTCGTTCATGCTGCCGTCCAAAGTCAGCGAGAGATCCTCGCAGTGCGCCATGATCGGAAGGTCCAGCTGAAGGCAGAACTCCATCGCTCGCTTCATCACGCTGGAATCTTGAACCGGATGTCCTTCATCGCTCGCAGCGATGATGCCAGCAGCCTTGAGGGCCGCCAAGTCGCTGACCACCTCGCCAGCCTGCCCTACCGTCAAAGCTCCGACAGGTGCGACGAACACGCCGCCCGCTTCCGGCGACGCGGCGCGGTCAAAAATGAAATCGACGAGAGCCGGAGTGTCGAGAGGCGGCGTAGTGTTCGGCATGCAGCAGATCGTTGTGAATCCGCCGGCTGCCGCAGCCTGCGTTCCGGTCTTGATGCTCTCTCGATACGTCTCTCCTGGCTCGCGCAGGTGTACGTGCATATCGACGAGCCCTGGGCACAGCCACAGACCTTGGCAGTCGTAAACATCGTCCGCGCCCGTCTCATTGACCTCGCCTCCGATCTGGCTGATCTGTGCGCTCTCCACGACGACGGTGCAAACCTCATCCATCTCCTGCGATGGATCGAGGACGCGGCCGTTCTTGAAGACTGTTTTCACTCTCCGCCCTCCCCGTTGCCCGACGATTGCGGATCTTGATACATCCAGGTCAAGACCGCCATTTTTACGAAGATTCCGTTCGAAACTTGATCGTTGACGCAGCTCGCCTCGCTATCGGCAACCGAATCGTCGACTTCGATCCCCCTGTTGAGCGGACCTGGGTGCAGAACGATCGCTTCGGAATCGGCGTACCGCAGGGTCTGTCGGTTGATCTGATACAGACGCCGATACTCCCCGACCGAGCTGAGCAAGCCGTCCGTCATTCTCTCCTTCTGCAGTCGCAGGCACATCACCACGTCGGCTCCGGCGAGCCCCGACGGCAGATCGTAGAACACCGAGCCGGGCAGCTTGCCCGTGTGACTCGGTATGAGCGTGCGAGGACCGACAAACCGGACGTCGGCGCCCAGCTTGTGCAACAGCCAGGCGTTGCTGCGCGCAACGCGGGAGTGCAGCACGTCGCCGACGATCGCGACGGTCAGTCCCTGGATGTCGCCCTTTCGCTCCAAAATCGTCAGCGCATCGCCCAGCGCTTGGGTCGGGTGCTCGTGCTGGCCGTCTCCAGCGTTCACGACGGGACCGCCGAAGTACTTGGCGGCGAGCGTCGCACCACCGGACGACCTGTGCCGAATGACCAGACCTTCCAGTCGCTCATATCGCAGCGTCAGAATCGTATCCTTGAGCGTTTCTCCCTTGCTCATCGAGCTGCCGGTACCCGAGAAGTTGACCATGCGGTACCCGAGGTAGTTCGCTGCCTGCTCGAACGACACCCGCGTCCGAGTCGAGTTCTCGAACAGCAGGAGCCCAATGACTTTCGGCTCGATCCCCTTCAGCGGCTCGCGGCTCGTGACCGCCTCCTTGTAAGCCGCCGCGACGTTGAGCAGCTCGGTGATATCGGTTGCTTCCAGGTGGCGGATGGCGAGCAGATGCTGACTCATTGAGCTGCAGCCTCCCGCTCTGCGGCCGTCCGCAGAACCACCCTGTCCTCGTCGTCGTCCTCGCTCAACAGCACCTCGATATAGTCGCTGTTCTGCGTCTGCACTACCTTGCCGGCGTAGTCAGGCTGGATCGGAAGCTCGCGGTGCCCACGATCGACCAGAACGGCCAGCTGTACGCTCTTGGGCCGTCCGATCTTTACGAGCGCGTCGAGAGCCGCTCGGACGGTCCTGCCGGTGAATATGACCTCGTCTACCAGGATTACGCGCTTCCCTTCGACGCGAAAAGGTATCTCGCTGTCATCGGAGTCGACGACCGTGTCATCGTCGCGGCTCGACCTCGCGTCGAGCTTCCCGCAAGGCACCGTCGTGCCCTCGATCTGAGTCATGGTGAACGCCAGCCGCTTTGCGACCGGGTATCCGCGCCGCAAGATGCCAACGACGACGAGATCTTCGGCGCCTTGATTCGACTCCAATATCTCGTGCGCCATGCGGCCGAGGGTTCGGCGCATCGCGGCGGCGTCCAGAACGACGACGCTCATCGACCTGATTATGGCCGGGCAGCGGTCGGCTGTCAAAGCCCTTTGGCCAGCGCCTTGGCCTTGTCGACCGTCTTGAAGTGCATCTTGGCGACGGCTGCGAGGGCATCCTCGCCCCTTTCGTCGATGATTCTTGCCGCGGTCTCATCCACCTGGAACCCAGCGCCCTTCGGCAGCGTGACCCCAAAATCTGCGCCGAGCCGCTGCAATCTGTGCAAGAACTCGGCGCGGGCGAGCACGCTGGCCGCAGCCACCGCGAGGTCGGCCTCAGCTCGGACCCTCGAAATCAGCTCGATGCTCCTTCCTTTTTGCATCAACGCCCGCTTGAGCCCGGCGGGGTTCGCAAACTGATCGCTGATGACGACGTTGCAATCCTGTTTCTCCAGCACGTCCTCGATCGCCCGCGCGTGTCCCCAGGCCAGTAGTTTGTTAAGATTCCCGATCTTCTTATACAATTCGTTATACTTTTTTGGGCCGATAGCGACGATGGAGTGTGGGCAAGTGCGCTTGATGACACGAGCGAGTAAGACCGCCTTCTTGTCGGTCAGCTTCTTGCTGTCCTGCACTTCTTCCAACTCTGAGCAGTGCTCGGGGCCGACGTAGCAAGCGGCGATCACGAGCGGCCCGAAGAAATCCCCCTTACCACTTTCGTCCACGCCGATCCGCTTGTCCGCCACGGGTTTGACGATACCTTGCGGCGGGGCGAGGCGCGGGGAACAAGGTGCGAGGATTCAGGGTTGAGGGTCTAGGGTCGACCATCATTGGGAGGGCGAGCGTCCTCGCGAGCCGCGTAAGCCGAGGAGTCTTGCTTGTGAACTCCTCATGGAGGGTCGTGCTCCTGTGCGACCTTACCTTTCGGCGACTACAACATTGGCATTGCGGCGGCAGCAATTCGAATGCTGACTGAATGCCGGCGCTCCGTCTGACCGCGAGAGCGGTGTCGCAGGAGCGCCACCCTCCAACACGACCGGGAAGTGTGAGCAAGCACGATCGCGCGTGTCAGGAACGCGTGTCAGCGAAAGCGCGTGTCAGGAACGCGTGTCAGCACAGCTACCAGGCATCTCTATCTCCTCCTTCTGAGCATCGCGCAGATTGCGCCGATCCCTAAGATGACGAACGTCGCGGGCTCGGGAACGAGCTGGATCATATCAACGTGCAGGGGCGCAAATTGAAGATCCTCATCACTGACGAACTCGAACATCACCCAACGAGCTTCGTCCGTCACGACTCCCGATCCTTGGTGAATGAGTTGACCGTCGAAATGCGCGGTCATCGAATCGCCCGTTCGCGCCATTCGGAATTCGTGCATGCCGCTGCGGGGCGCAGGAATGGAGTTGCTTCCGGCACCGTTGAACCATGCCGTGGCCAGCGGCGTCTCCCACGAAGGCCTCGCCTCGTAATTGACTACACCAATCGAAGAAAAACTGGGGAGAGCTAAGCTTCGAAGGATCCTCACTTGCAGCCGGTGAAACTCCGCTTCGTCCCAACCCATCAACACAGTCATTTCGAAGTCGGCCAGCGGATCCAGCCGTGCAAAGAGGTACACCTGTCTGAGCCCGGGGGGCCCCCCGAACAGTCGCGTAACGTGGAGCATGCTGTCGCTCACGTTGTGCTCCCACTGGGTACCCTCGCTGAAGAAGCGCCAGTGGCCGGCGAGCTCGTTTCCTTCGAAGTGATCGAAGAACTGCGCTGCCGCAGTGAGCGGCATCGCCAGCGCGAGCATCAAAACGTACTTTCTCATGATTCTCTCCTGTTAACGTTTAGCGTCTTACCAAACTCATTATACGACACATTCTTGTCCAGATCAGAACCACCCCAGTATGCAGGTAGATCATGTGAACGGCGATCAGACCGCTCTGCCAATAGCCTACTGCCAACAGCCTACTGCCCACAGGCGCGGCTCGCGAGGACGCTCGCCCTCCCAACTGCCAACTACCGAAGGTTCTCCGGATTCAAGCCCTCTAGCTCCGGCAGGACGAACAGCCCGTCCTTGCGGATCACCACCCCGTCGAAGAGAACCTCTCCGCCGCCGTACTCCGGCCGCTGGATGCAGACGATGTCCCAGTGCACTGCCGAGCGGTTGCCGTTGTCGGCGTCGTCGTAGGCGTTGCCGGGGGTCATGTGGAACGAGCCGCCGATCTTCTCGTCGAACAGCGTGTCCTTCATCGGGTGCATGACGTAGGGGTTGTAGCCGAGCGCCCACTCGCCGAAGTACCGCGCGCCCTCGTCGGTGTCGAGGATCTCGTTCATCTTGCGGGTCTGGTCGCCCGCGTCGCACTCGACGACCTTGCCGTCCTTGCACACGATCCGCACGTCCTTGAACTCCGTTCCCTGGTAGAGCGAGACCGTGTTGTACTGCAGCACGCCGTTGACCGAGTCGCGCACAGGCGAGGTGAAGCACTCGCCGTCGGGAATGTTCCGCAGTCCATAAGACTGCCGCACGTCGATGTCTTTGATACTGAACGCGATGTCCGTCCCCGGCCCTTTGATCTCGACCCTGTCGGTCTTGAGCATCAGCTCACGCAGAGGCTCTGCCGCCTTCTGCATGCGAGGGTAGTCCATCGTGCAGACGTCGAAGTAGAACTCCTCGAACGCGTCGGTCGACATCCCTGCCTGCTGCGCCATCGACGGACTCGGCCAGCGGAGCGCCACCCATTTGGTGTTCGGCACGCGCTCGCCCAGCACGACCGGCTGGACGAAGTTGCGGCTCCACATCGTCATGACCTCGTCCGGCACGTCGCCCGCCTCGCTCACGTTGTCGCTGCCGCGGATCGAGATGTAGGCGCTCATCTGCTTCATCTCGTACATCTCGATGTCGGCGATGGTCTTGACGTTCTCTTCCGTCATCCCCAT
Proteins encoded in this window:
- a CDS encoding aspartate carbamoyltransferase catalytic subunit, coding for MSQHLLAIRHLEATDITELLNVAAAYKEAVTSREPLKGIEPKVIGLLLFENSTRTRVSFEQAANYLGYRMVNFSGTGSSMSKGETLKDTILTLRYERLEGLVIRHRSSGGATLAAKYFGGPVVNAGDGQHEHPTQALGDALTILERKGDIQGLTVAIVGDVLHSRVARSNAWLLHKLGADVRFVGPRTLIPSHTGKLPGSVFYDLPSGLAGADVVMCLRLQKERMTDGLLSSVGEYRRLYQINRQTLRYADSEAIVLHPGPLNRGIEVDDSVADSEASCVNDQVSNGIFVKMAVLTWMYQDPQSSGNGEGGE
- the lipB gene encoding lipoyl(octanoyl) transferase LipB; the encoded protein is MNARCIDLGHMGYVAAWDFQKRIAQDVEQGGDDTLLFVEHDPVLTLGASHKESNLLLSADEYASLGIEVVKTDRGGDVTYHGPNQLVVYPIFNLRKHGKDLHKWMRGLEEAVIRAIDYLGVKGERSSVNTGVWVDQKKIAAIGIKVRRWVSLHGIALNCDNDLSSFDVIVPCGISTHGVTSLSEACGRKVTIDEAMPLIAKAFENVFDLSFEHVQLREVLA
- a CDS encoding aminopeptidase; translated protein: MTDPRVTKLAELLCTHSTSLSADDTVLIHAIDIPDTVVAEVVRVARSKGAQVVMRLESNRVKRQLMMGMTEENVKTIADIEMYEMKQMSAYISIRGSDNVSEAGDVPDEVMTMWSRNFVQPVVLGERVPNTKWVALRWPSPSMAQQAGMSTDAFEEFYFDVCTMDYPRMQKAAEPLRELMLKTDRVEIKGPGTDIAFSIKDIDVRQSYGLRNIPDGECFTSPVRDSVNGVLQYNTVSLYQGTEFKDVRIVCKDGKVVECDAGDQTRKMNEILDTDEGARYFGEWALGYNPYVMHPMKDTLFDEKIGGSFHMTPGNAYDDADNGNRSAVHWDIVCIQRPEYGGGEVLFDGVVIRKDGLFVLPELEGLNPENLR
- a CDS encoding prolipoprotein diacylglyceryl transferase; the encoded protein is MHPDLFTVFGFKVGTFGLIIAVGLMFSVWLAGRRAPRHGVKPESLYDVLIWALIPGILGARIVYVAQHWEDFSGHPDELWTFQFAGLTSFGGIGFALIGIWVWSWRAKIPLSSMFDIIGLPLLILGAIGRVACLMNGCCYGRPTDAWYGVFQGSYVYQFTPAQIFDSAMLLVGAGVLSMLERRKLVPGQSFVAAVVAYGVSRYIYEFWRAGTDDEVARGLATSAYAWSDVMTRAQVAAGVMIVGGLAAFFWFGSRRQAVVAEPSQQEE
- the rnhC gene encoding ribonuclease HIII; translation: MVKPVADKRIGVDESGKGDFFGPLVIAACYVGPEHCSELEEVQDSKKLTDKKAVLLARVIKRTCPHSIVAIGPKKYNELYKKIGNLNKLLAWGHARAIEDVLEKQDCNVVISDQFANPAGLKRALMQKGRSIELISRVRAEADLAVAAASVLARAEFLHRLQRLGADFGVTLPKGAGFQVDETAARIIDERGEDALAAVAKMHFKTVDKAKALAKGL
- a CDS encoding dihydroorotase, giving the protein MKTVFKNGRVLDPSQEMDEVCTVVVESAQISQIGGEVNETGADDVYDCQGLWLCPGLVDMHVHLREPGETYRESIKTGTQAAAAGGFTTICCMPNTTPPLDTPALVDFIFDRAASPEAGGVFVAPVGALTVGQAGEVVSDLAALKAAGIIAASDEGHPVQDSSVMKRAMEFCLQLDLPIMAHCEDLSLTLDGSMNEGAVSAMLGLKGMPRSAEEIMVMRNCLLSLNTGCPIHILRVSTWGAVEMVRQAKYLGAPVTCEICPHHFCLTEDAVGEFDPNFKTTPPLRTDVDVDILLQALHDGTIDCIASDHSPYAPYEVDVPFEEAPFGMVGLESAVGVTLTHATHKGVLSPLETVRKLSTKPAEILRLEAGTLKPGETPIAQLTVIDPNVEWTFDVQKTFSKGKNTPFHGMQMRGKPVLTYCGGEIYRDSLFDSARFSNGVARA
- a CDS encoding PEP-CTERM sorting domain-containing protein — protein: MRKYVLMLALAMPLTAAAQFFDHFEGNELAGHWRFFSEGTQWEHNVSDSMLHVTRLFGGPPGLRQVYLFARLDPLADFEMTVLMGWDEAEFHRLQVRILRSLALPSFSSIGVVNYEARPSWETPLATAWFNGAGSNSIPAPRSGMHEFRMARTGDSMTAHFDGQLIHQGSGVVTDEARWVMFEFVSDEDLQFAPLHVDMIQLVPEPATFVILGIGAICAMLRRRR
- the pyrR gene encoding bifunctional pyr operon transcriptional regulator/uracil phosphoribosyltransferase PyrR, producing MSVVVLDAAAMRRTLGRMAHEILESNQGAEDLVVVGILRRGYPVAKRLAFTMTQIEGTTVPCGKLDARSSRDDDTVVDSDDSEIPFRVEGKRVILVDEVIFTGRTVRAALDALVKIGRPKSVQLAVLVDRGHRELPIQPDYAGKVVQTQNSDYIEVLLSEDDDEDRVVLRTAAEREAAAQ
- a CDS encoding DUF1501 domain-containing protein encodes the protein MSEFSRRELFQRGGMIAVGMMAPPWLAAVARTDLVKRSLGGKAPSENVLVVCQFSGGNDGLNTIVPYADAEYAKIRPTIGVKDDEVIKLTESIGLHPEMGGIAELYQEGKVAIIQGVGYPQPNRSHFRSMDIWHSASPTGKMKYGWIGRHFDNELLAGPVNAISGIGLSVEKPRALNAKNASIPCFASLADIQAMVGNQDVERMLREIQGKEAEAGSATRAIQMANNTALDAMAELQSRLSTFTPQQTYANDRFGNSFKQVAQIVASCPLTRVVYISAGGFDTHSNQIVNHGRLMKQFCDAILAFQREMEAVGRADKVITLVFSEFGRRSYENGSQGTDHGAAGPMMLIGSKVKGGLHGPHPSLTDLDRGDLKWSTDFRQVYATTLDNWMGSDSGTVLGEDFTKLDVLEA